CGAGCATCGAAACCAGAATCGCGACTGTCGCTGTCACACCAAACTGAAACAGCAGTCGACCAGTCACACTCGATAGAAACGAAACGGGCAGGAAGACGATCACCAGCGAGATCGTCGTTGCCAGAACCGCCAGCCCGATTTCTTTCGTCCCGATAACTGCGGCTTCGCGCGGCGACATCCCTTTTTCTTCGATGCAGTGAAATACATTTTCCAGTACGACAATCGCATCGTCGATGACGACCCCCACCATCAGTACCAGAGCCAGCATGGTCACATTATTCAGCGTGAAACCGAACAGCTTCATAAAGGCGAATGTAGAAATGATCGAAGCGGGAATCGCTACCGATGCAATAATAGTCGAACGCCACGAACGCATGAAAATCAAAACGGTAATACAGGCTAAGATACTACCCGAGATCAAATGCTGCTCCAGTTCATGCAGCGCAGTAACAATATAACGCGACTGATCCTGAACAATACTGACTTTCACATCATCGGGCAGCAGATCCTGGCTGCGGGGTAGCATACTCTTAATGCCTTCCACAACCGCCACGGTATTTTCACCCGATTGCTTCTGGATTTCCAACACGACAGCTGGTTTCTGATTCAGTCGCGCAATCGTGCGGACTTCTTTTGTATCATCAATGACGGTCCCCAGGTCCGCCAGTCGGACTGGAGTCCCATTCACGGTCTCCACCACCAGGTTAGGAAACTGATCCGAGTCGGCAACGCGGCCCATCGTTCGCAGCGACCGTTCACGGAATCCCTGATCCAGTCTCCCGCCGGGCACTTCGGTATTTTGTCTGACTAACGCATCGCGTACCTGTAAGATCGACATCTGATAGGCGGCCAGTCGATCGGCATCAATGTCCACCTTCACCGCCCGGTCTGCTGCACCGGCGATCTGAACTTCGCCCACACCGGGTGACGACTCGATTACATTTTTGACATACCGGTCTGCAAACAGAAACAGTTCCCGCGACGTACGCGGCCCTGAGACCGCCAGCGTCATGATCGGCGAGGATTCCAGATCCCGTTTCTGCACAATGGGGGGATCAATATTCGGCGGGAGTAAATTCATTGCCCCCGAGACGGCATCACGCACATCCTGAGTTGCGGCATCCACATTGCGATTCAGGTTGAACGTGATGATTACAAACGAACGGCCGTCGCGTGAAATGGAGCGCAGCTCATCAATGCCGGCTACCGTCGCCACCGCGTCTTCAATGACCGCGCTGACTTCCGATTCAACCTCCTGCGATGCCGCACCAGGGTAATTGGTTCGTACATAAATCGAAGGCATATCCATGTTCGGAAACCGGTCGACTCCCAGTTCGGGAAACGCAACCAGACCCGCCACCACTAATGCCATGATGAGCATTAAGGCGAAGACAGGCCTTTTGACACAGATTTCCGCTAACCCGTACAACGTCGATTCCCTTTATGCGAAAGCAGAATACAATTTTCAGAATGAGCTTATATTTGTGTTTTCTGTACTTCAGTCGGCAGTGGTTTCGAATCCGCCAGAATCCCGGGACGCCCTTCCCGGGCATTCAATAAGATGCGATCTCCCGGCTGCAGGCCTTCTAAAATGCGAATATATTCGCCTCGCTGCTCGCCCAGTAAGACCTCCTGCATCTTCACCTTACCGCCCTCGACTTTCCAGACCTTCTCTGTTCCGGCGAACTGCACCACGGCTGACATGGGAACCACGATGGCTTTTTGATCTGGATCGACAATGATCTGCCCTTCCGCAAACAAACCGGCTCGTAAGGCACGTTGGGAGTTATCAACGACGGATTCAAACAACAGGGCGCGACTCATCTGATCAAGAAAGGGACTGATACGTGTTACTTTTGACTGCTTCAGCGGGAGTGATTCGATCTTCAATTCGACTGGCTGACCAACCTTCAGTTGAGTCGATAAACGTTCGGGAACACTTCCCCGATAACGTAATTGATCAATCCGCACTAACACCAGCAGCGGGTCACCCATTTTGATATAACTGCCGGGGGCAACCAGTCGTTTTTGCACTACAGCAGTATAGGAGGCTGTCAGGACTGTATTGTTCAAGTCCTCCTGTGCTAAATCCAGATGCGACTGCTGCACGGTGATATTCGCCATCTTTTCACGCACACCATTTAACGCAGAATCGTAACGGGCGGCTGCCACTCGTTCGAGCGATACGATTTGATCGTATTCGGCCTGTCCCATCACCTTCTTGTTAAACAGGACACGGGCACGTTCCAGGTTGGCTTTCGCTTCGTCCCACTCCGCCTGTTGTTCTTTCGCAGGAGGTGATTTTTCAGGAACCAGATTTTCAACTAAATCACCGGGCTTCAGCCCTACCGCCGAGCGGGCCTGCGACAACTGTGCTTCTGCCTGCTTGACTCTTAACTTGAAGTCATCCTGGTAGACGGTAACCAGGGGATCGCCTGGTTGTACGACATCTCCCAGGTCGACGTGTACCTTGAAAACGCGACCTTCCACTTTAATCCCCAGTGTGGCTTCTTCATCAGGATACAGACTTCCCTGACTCCGGATAATGCGCGGCCAGTTTTCTTCTGCGACTTCCAGGGTCTGCACATTCAAGACCGGTAGCGTCTCATCTGTTTTAGAAACAGGAGCGGAATCACTACGTTCACATCCCGCAAAAAAGAGAGTTAACAGGAGGCTGAACAGGCAGGCATTTGGAGGGCGATAGCAACAATCGTTCATGGTGTCATTGTATCTGTGGATGAGCTAATGTCGAGCGATTTCCCTGCCGTGTCAGAAAAAATAATTTGCTTTTGACAGCTCCATAATTCAACTACGAACTCCTTATCTTCGCTGGCCTGCGAGAACATAAGGAGTTCCCTGTAATACGCCATAGTTCGGATTCTGTTTTTCATGTTCTTCTCTCGCAGCGAGCACTGATTTCATCGGCAGATTGCGAATATTCCGTAATCCTGCTGCTTCCATTACAACCCGAACCATTCCATCTGTGTGACTGCGGAATGGCAACTGTTCCAGTGCGTTGCGATATGCTTCATCCGGTTCCCAGCCGGGAGCCGGGCGATGCTGGCGTTTCAGCTTTTCCGGATCTGTGGGATTATTCTCGCCGATGAGCACCAGAGTCCCTCCCGGCTTCAGCAGTCGTATCCACTGCGCCACTGCATAACCAGGGTGAGGTAGTGTGAACAATACTGCGCGACTGGAAATGACATCAAATGTGTTTTCGGGAAAAGGAGGCGCTTCCACATCTGCTTCGACAAAGTCCACAGTCAGGCCACGCTCTTTCGCAGCTTCTCGACCTGCGGAAATCATCGTGGCAGAAAAATCGACTCCCGTGATCGCATGTCCCAACTCTGCCCATAGTAACGCAATCGTTCCCGGTCCGGTCCCCATATCCAGAATCTTACAAGGGCTTTCACCAGGAACTGTTTGCCGCAGCACATCCAGCCAGGCGGAGCGCGAAGCAGCAAATCCAAATTCTCCCTTGATAAATCGCTCAACCCGATGTGAAACTACATTGGGATTGGTCCAGCCACTGTGAAATATCTGTTTGAGTTCTTCATCCCGCATCATCTTTTACCAATCTCTCTTTGACTGTGGTTATGCTCAATGACTATGCTCCATCCTCAGTTCAATCCACCAGAAGTCAGTCTGGTAATTTATTTTTTGAAACATCTTCATCGCGAATTTTAAACAGAAAACCAGATAACAATATCAATGTAGCCAATATCCAGACCGCCAGTAATCCAAACTGGTCAGCCGCCCAGCCAAACAGAGGCAGTAGTACCGCCACTGTCACTGCGCGGGAGACACTTTCCAGTGAAAGGACCGACGCCCGCTCTGTTTTCATCATCTCCGTATTCAAGGCACTCACAAAAACAGGACGTCTTAAATTCTGTAAGAGCGTCAATACCATCAAAAGAACCAGTCCGGGCAGCAGACCCCACTTGAGATTTACAGCGCATCCCGCCAGAAACAGAACGGCAAAAAATCCCCCAAAATAGATCCGATTCAAAGCATGACTTTGGCTGCCGGCCTGTAATTCAAACACGGAACTGAATCGTGCGCCCAGCGCCCCCAGACTGTCGCGCAGAAACTCATTCAATCCGACAAAGATTGCTCCTGCACTGGCGAATCCACTGACACCGACCGGAGCAATGATAGGAATTCCGAACATCGCCAGCCCGTTCTTCAGAAATGGTTGTGTAAAATACTTAAGGATCATCTTCAGTTGACTCTCAAATACCACAGACTGAATAAACAGCTTGCGAAAACTGGCTCGCTGCCACATCACTCGAAATGGCTGTTGCATGCTGACTACAGGCTTGTCAGATTTTGTTCGGCGGGCGCGATAAGCGTCCCCTTCCAGAGCGCGCGGGTATGTTAATAATAATAGAAACCCACAGACGGCGGCTCCCGCAGACAGGTAGAACAGCAATCTATAATCACGTGACCACGCCAGCAATACTCCCCCCGAAAGAGCGGCCAGGGCCGATGTAAATTTAGATACCGAACGCGTGCGCCCCAATAGTTGCGTCGCCAGATGCGATTGATCCATAGAGTCCAGATAATCAAGCATGATTGCCTTATGCGAGCCGGTTCGCAGCGCTTCGCCCAAAGCAAATAACGCCAGACAGCCTCCCAGCCAGAAAATCAGCGGTAGCTCTGTAATCTGACCAGTCATGCCAAACCCAGTGAAGGAGAGGCTGTAAAAAGCAAAACATAATGCGGTCGCCCGACGCCGTCCCCAGTGATCCGCGAAAATCCCCGAAGGAAACTCCAACAGAACGGTCACCAGATGCTGCAGTCCCAGCAACAGTCCGATTTCTGAATAGGACAAATCCAGTGCCAGAAAATACAGAATCAGAAACGGATCGGCGAAGCGCAGATTCTTGAAAAAGGAATACAGGTAGAACCGCAGGACCATGTAATTTGTATTAAACATCGTTTCCGGCACCCTGCCCTGATTCGGACTCCGCTGATTCAATGGTAACCGGCCCCAACACCGTAATCACCGGTCTCGCTTCCTGACTGTAAGTCACCAGCGTCTCCACTCCATAAACGTCTGCAATCAAAGATTCAGTGAGTACGCTTTTCGGTTCTCCGGCACAACACATCTTACCATCCTGAATCACATAAACCCAATCTGCATATCTCGCAGCGAGATTTAAATCGTGTACCGCCAGCGCCGTACTGATTCCCCGCGAATCCGTCAGTCTTCGGATCAAATTACAGACTTCATACTGTCGCCGTAGATCCAGGTTCGACGTCGGTTCATCTAATAACAACACTGCTGGTTCGCGTGCCAGGGACTGAGCAAGAGCCACCAACTGCCTTTGCCCTCCACTTAATTCGTTGAGAAATCGATCAGCGACATCACTAAGTTTCATCTCATTCAATAACTGATTTACGATTCTGGTATCATCGTCTGAGACGCGCCAGCCCAACTGATGCACACGTCCGAGCAGTACCGCTTCATATACAGTCAACACTGCTGTCGTACTGAAGTCCTGAGGTAGGAAACTTACCTGTTGTGTCAGTTGTTCGTATTTGAGAGACGACAGCGCGATTCCATCCAGACGAACCTCCCCTTCGGGTCGCAGCAGGCCGCTCAAACACTTCAACAACGTCGATTTACCAGCGGCATTAGGGCCAATGATCGCAGTCATGCCGGGTTTCAGTTGCAGATTCACATCTGCGAGTACCCGGTGAGAACCATAGCTGAAGGAGATGCCTGCTGTTTCCAAAATCACCAGTACGACCTCCTTCTCAACAAGGCAATTGCCGCGAAGCAGGGTGCGCCGATGGCAGCTGTCGCAATTCCAATCGGAAAAATTGTCCCCGGAATCAGTAGTTTCGTAACCAATGCGGCCACTGAGACCAGAAGTGCGCCACTCAATGCAGAAAGCGGGATGAAGTAACGCTGATCTTCACCGACAAGCATGCGCGCCAGATGCGGTGCCAACAAACCGACAAAGCCTATGGCACCAGTAAAGCAGACAGCCGTCGCCGTCAGGATGGAAACCAGAATCAGCGTCTGTAGCCGCAGGCGTTCCGTATTGATTCCCAGACTGCGGGCATGGCTTTCCCCCAGTCGTAATGCAGTCAGTTGCCAGACACGGGACATTAATAAGCCCATCGTCACAACCATCACAACAACGATGATTGCCAGTTTGTGCCAGCTCGCTCCCTGCAGCGTTCCAAAGATCCAGAAAACAATGGCTGCCAATGTATCTTCAGACGCCATGTACTGCAGGAATGCCACACCGGAACTGAAAATAAAATGCAACGCCACCCCACCCACGATGATCGTCTCTGTCGATGCACCTCTCAGACGACCAATGGCAAAGATCGCCAGGGAACAGCACATCGCACACACAAATGCACTCGTTGGCACAAAGACTGTTGTCGTCCAGATCAGTGTTCCGGATCCCAGAACTAATGCCAATGCAGCACCGAAACTGGCAGCCGCGGAAACCCCCAGCGTATAAGGACTGGCCAGTGGGTTGTTCAAAACCGTCTGCATTTCTGCGCCGGCGATACCCAAAGCTGCACCGACAAATATCGCCATCAAAGCTGTCGGTATGCGGAAGGTCCACACGATCGTTCGATTCGCTTCGTTGACCGCCCCTGGCTGAAACAGGGTCGTCAAAACATCAGACAGAGACAATGGTGCCGGCCCGGTAATCACATCCAGAAACAATGAGCCCGTGACCAGAATGACCAAAGTCATAATCACGGCTAACCGACGTCGGCCCAGACGCTGATATGCCTGATTGAGATCGTTCGCTTTGGAACTCTGCATCAATCACCATCCAGGCTGGCCATCCAGGTCCCACTCATTTCAACGGGCATGAACTTCTGGTGAAATTCGTGTAACCGCTCTTCTGGATCCAGTTCTTTAAACTCTTCCGGATACAGCCATTTTGCCAACTG
The sequence above is a segment of the Gimesia algae genome. Coding sequences within it:
- a CDS encoding efflux RND transporter periplasmic adaptor subunit; this translates as MNDCCYRPPNACLFSLLLTLFFAGCERSDSAPVSKTDETLPVLNVQTLEVAEENWPRIIRSQGSLYPDEEATLGIKVEGRVFKVHVDLGDVVQPGDPLVTVYQDDFKLRVKQAEAQLSQARSAVGLKPGDLVENLVPEKSPPAKEQQAEWDEAKANLERARVLFNKKVMGQAEYDQIVSLERVAAARYDSALNGVREKMANITVQQSHLDLAQEDLNNTVLTASYTAVVQKRLVAPGSYIKMGDPLLVLVRIDQLRYRGSVPERLSTQLKVGQPVELKIESLPLKQSKVTRISPFLDQMSRALLFESVVDNSQRALRAGLFAEGQIIVDPDQKAIVVPMSAVVQFAGTEKVWKVEGGKVKMQEVLLGEQRGEYIRILEGLQPGDRILLNAREGRPGILADSKPLPTEVQKTQI
- a CDS encoding class I SAM-dependent methyltransferase, giving the protein MMRDEELKQIFHSGWTNPNVVSHRVERFIKGEFGFAASRSAWLDVLRQTVPGESPCKILDMGTGPGTIALLWAELGHAITGVDFSATMISAGREAAKERGLTVDFVEADVEAPPFPENTFDVISSRAVLFTLPHPGYAVAQWIRLLKPGGTLVLIGENNPTDPEKLKRQHRPAPGWEPDEAYRNALEQLPFRSHTDGMVRVVMEAAGLRNIRNLPMKSVLAAREEHEKQNPNYGVLQGTPYVLAGQRR
- a CDS encoding MFS transporter: MFNTNYMVLRFYLYSFFKNLRFADPFLILYFLALDLSYSEIGLLLGLQHLVTVLLEFPSGIFADHWGRRRATALCFAFYSLSFTGFGMTGQITELPLIFWLGGCLALFALGEALRTGSHKAIMLDYLDSMDQSHLATQLLGRTRSVSKFTSALAALSGGVLLAWSRDYRLLFYLSAGAAVCGFLLLLTYPRALEGDAYRARRTKSDKPVVSMQQPFRVMWQRASFRKLFIQSVVFESQLKMILKYFTQPFLKNGLAMFGIPIIAPVGVSGFASAGAIFVGLNEFLRDSLGALGARFSSVFELQAGSQSHALNRIYFGGFFAVLFLAGCAVNLKWGLLPGLVLLMVLTLLQNLRRPVFVSALNTEMMKTERASVLSLESVSRAVTVAVLLPLFGWAADQFGLLAVWILATLILLSGFLFKIRDEDVSKNKLPD
- a CDS encoding ABC transporter ATP-binding protein → MILETAGISFSYGSHRVLADVNLQLKPGMTAIIGPNAAGKSTLLKCLSGLLRPEGEVRLDGIALSSLKYEQLTQQVSFLPQDFSTTAVLTVYEAVLLGRVHQLGWRVSDDDTRIVNQLLNEMKLSDVADRFLNELSGGQRQLVALAQSLAREPAVLLLDEPTSNLDLRRQYEVCNLIRRLTDSRGISTALAVHDLNLAARYADWVYVIQDGKMCCAGEPKSVLTESLIADVYGVETLVTYSQEARPVITVLGPVTIESAESESGQGAGNDV
- a CDS encoding FecCD family ABC transporter permease, with protein sequence MQSSKANDLNQAYQRLGRRRLAVIMTLVILVTGSLFLDVITGPAPLSLSDVLTTLFQPGAVNEANRTIVWTFRIPTALMAIFVGAALGIAGAEMQTVLNNPLASPYTLGVSAAASFGAALALVLGSGTLIWTTTVFVPTSAFVCAMCCSLAIFAIGRLRGASTETIIVGGVALHFIFSSGVAFLQYMASEDTLAAIVFWIFGTLQGASWHKLAIIVVVMVVTMGLLMSRVWQLTALRLGESHARSLGINTERLRLQTLILVSILTATAVCFTGAIGFVGLLAPHLARMLVGEDQRYFIPLSALSGALLVSVAALVTKLLIPGTIFPIGIATAAIGAPCFAAIALLRRRSYW